In a single window of the Deltaproteobacteria bacterium genome:
- the pstB gene encoding phosphate ABC transporter ATP-binding protein → MPAITIQNLDLYYGSFHALKGVSSFFKEKTITALIGPSGCGKSTLLRCLNRMNELIEGVRIEGQVLIGEQNIYAPGTNLIQLRKEVGMVFQRPNPFPLSILENVTFGLKIHGQLPSKKWKWEEIAYKALSAVGLWETLKDKLKQSALGLTLEQQQRLCFARIIALQSRIILMDEPCSALDPMATEKIENLMLALKENFTIVIVTHNMQQAARISEETGFMLLGDLIEFGPTGRIFTKPQDERTNDYITGRYG, encoded by the coding sequence TTGCCTGCCATCACCATCCAAAATCTGGATTTGTATTATGGTTCATTCCATGCCCTGAAAGGCGTATCTTCCTTTTTTAAGGAAAAGACCATTACCGCCCTGATCGGCCCCTCGGGGTGCGGTAAATCCACTTTGCTGCGCTGTTTGAACCGGATGAATGAACTGATTGAAGGCGTTCGCATCGAAGGGCAGGTCCTCATCGGGGAACAGAATATTTATGCCCCGGGGACCAATTTGATTCAGCTCCGTAAAGAAGTGGGAATGGTCTTCCAGCGGCCCAATCCCTTCCCCCTTTCCATTTTGGAAAATGTCACCTTCGGCCTGAAGATCCATGGCCAGCTTCCTTCGAAAAAATGGAAGTGGGAAGAGATCGCCTATAAAGCCCTGTCGGCTGTCGGCCTCTGGGAAACCTTGAAAGACAAGCTTAAACAATCGGCCTTGGGTTTGACCCTGGAACAACAGCAAAGGCTCTGTTTTGCCCGCATTATAGCCCTTCAATCCCGCATAATCCTGATGGACGAACCCTGTTCAGCTCTGGATCCCATGGCCACGGAAAAGATCGAAAACCTGATGCTGGCCCTCAAGGAGAATTTTACCATCGTCATCGTGACCCACAATATGCAGCAGGCCGCCCGGATCTCCGAAGAAACCGGTTTTATGCTCCTGGGGGACCTGATCGAATTCGGCCCCACCGGCCGGATCTTCACCAAACCCCAGGATGAACGGACCAATGATTATATTACCGGCAGGTATGGATGA
- the pyrF gene encoding orotidine-5'-phosphate decarboxylase has product MAENTKSIPLNKRIIFALDVSTPAEAQGWVEKLEGQVRFFKVGLQLFLGGGFSIVDWIVKRDLEVMLDLKFFDVPQTVSSAVKQLHGRGITYTTVHGNDAMLKAAAEAKGEVKILAVTVLTSLDQGDLNDLGFQCSPEELVLSRARRALQVGCDGVVASGLEAPKIREALGAKFFIVVPGVRPVENRPDDQKRIVDVKSAFLNGADHIVVGRPIRQAPDPEVLIQEMQQQIEETLYIKP; this is encoded by the coding sequence ATGGCTGAGAACACAAAATCGATACCTCTTAACAAACGCATCATTTTTGCCCTGGACGTCAGCACCCCCGCCGAGGCCCAGGGTTGGGTGGAAAAACTGGAAGGCCAAGTTAGATTCTTCAAAGTAGGATTGCAACTTTTTTTAGGCGGCGGATTTTCGATCGTAGATTGGATCGTCAAACGGGACCTGGAAGTGATGCTGGACCTGAAATTTTTTGATGTCCCCCAAACGGTCTCCTCGGCCGTGAAGCAATTGCATGGACGGGGCATCACCTATACCACGGTCCACGGCAACGACGCCATGTTGAAAGCGGCCGCCGAGGCCAAGGGCGAGGTGAAAATCCTGGCGGTCACGGTCCTGACCAGTCTCGATCAAGGGGACTTAAACGATTTGGGATTCCAATGTTCCCCGGAAGAACTGGTCCTTTCCCGGGCGCGTCGGGCCTTACAGGTGGGTTGTGACGGTGTGGTGGCCTCCGGCCTGGAAGCCCCGAAAATCAGAGAAGCGTTGGGGGCGAAATTTTTTATCGTCGTCCCCGGGGTCAGACCGGTGGAGAATCGCCCGGACGATCAAAAAAGGATTGTCGATGTCAAATCGGCCTTTTTAAACGGCGCCGATCATATCGTTGTCGGCCGTCCTATCCGCCAGGCCCCGGACCCGGAGGTCCTGATTCAGGAGATGCAGCAACAGATTGAAGAGACCCTTTATATCAAGCCCTGA
- the pstB gene encoding phosphate ABC transporter ATP-binding protein produces the protein MTNPDDPKITIKNLTVLYGKEPALQSISLDIPKNKITGIMGPSNSGKSTLLRILNRLTDLIPGILIRGQVLLDGDDILMPGYDVNNLRARVGMVFAKPIPLPRSIYENLTFGPRMHGLKDRRVLNERVEHSLRAAILWDEVKDRLFESALNLSGGQQQRLCIARTLAMQSEVILLDEPTSGLDPISTAKIEEALRTLKEDYTIILVSNNTKQVARISDKVAFFLMGELIEYGPPDKIFTNPSNKRTEDYVSGRFG, from the coding sequence ATGACAAACCCTGATGACCCGAAAATCACCATAAAGAACCTGACGGTTTTATACGGAAAGGAACCGGCGCTTCAATCCATCTCCCTGGATATCCCGAAAAATAAAATAACCGGGATCATGGGGCCTTCCAATAGTGGAAAAAGCACCTTATTGCGCATCTTGAATCGGTTAACCGATCTGATCCCCGGCATCCTGATTCGGGGTCAGGTCCTGTTGGATGGGGACGATATCCTGATGCCCGGTTATGATGTCAATAACCTCCGGGCCAGGGTGGGCATGGTCTTTGCAAAACCAATCCCCCTGCCCCGTTCCATTTATGAGAACCTGACCTTCGGCCCCCGGATGCACGGCCTTAAAGACCGTCGTGTCCTGAATGAACGGGTCGAGCACAGCCTCCGGGCCGCCATCCTTTGGGATGAAGTTAAAGACCGCCTCTTTGAATCGGCACTGAACCTTTCAGGGGGTCAGCAGCAACGCCTGTGCATTGCCCGGACCCTGGCCATGCAATCCGAGGTCATCCTTCTGGATGAGCCGACCTCGGGCCTTGACCCGATCTCCACGGCCAAGATCGAGGAGGCCCTCCGGACCCTCAAAGAGGATTACACGATTATCCTGGTCAGCAACAATACCAAACAGGTGGCCCGCATTTCGGATAAGGTGGCCTTTTTCCTGATGGGGGAATTGATTGAATACGGCCCCCCGGATAAAATTTTTACCAACCCGTCGAATAAACGAACCGAAGACTACGTCTCCGGAAGATTCGGTTAA
- the pstA gene encoding phosphate ABC transporter permease PstA, with protein MMRLNPIITQKMVKTLLWILTGLTIGILLFIIFFIFINGLPQISWAFLSTNPVDMGRSGGILATIVSTIYLIGIALFFATPLGLGTAIYLTEYTREGIVTRIIRFGTECLAGIPSIILGLFGFAIFVMAFGWGWSLLSGGLTLSTMLLPTIIRTSEESILAVPQEYREVAFSLGVGKWRTITRVVLPAALPGIVTGIVLSIARSIGETAVIIFTAGSSLRFPNSIFESGRTMAVHFYILAREGISMPMAYGTAAILVLLILIINISAYLTMRFLMKRYS; from the coding sequence ATAATGCGCCTTAATCCCATTATAACTCAAAAAATGGTAAAAACCCTGCTCTGGATCCTGACCGGTCTGACTATCGGCATTTTGCTTTTTATCATTTTTTTCATATTCATTAATGGGCTCCCCCAGATTTCCTGGGCCTTCCTTTCCACCAATCCTGTTGACATGGGCCGCTCGGGCGGCATTCTGGCCACCATCGTCAGTACCATCTATCTGATCGGGATCGCCCTGTTCTTCGCCACCCCCCTGGGATTAGGAACGGCCATTTATCTGACCGAATACACCCGTGAAGGAATAGTTACCAGGATCATTCGTTTTGGGACCGAATGCCTGGCCGGCATACCCTCCATCATTCTCGGTCTTTTTGGATTTGCCATCTTTGTTATGGCCTTCGGCTGGGGGTGGAGTTTGCTCTCCGGCGGGCTGACCCTTTCAACCATGCTCCTCCCAACGATTATCCGGACTTCAGAGGAATCGATCCTGGCCGTGCCTCAGGAATATCGGGAAGTCGCCTTTTCTCTGGGGGTAGGCAAATGGAGGACCATCACCCGGGTGGTTTTGCCGGCGGCCCTTCCCGGGATTGTAACCGGCATTGTCTTGAGTATCGCCCGCTCCATTGGTGAAACGGCGGTAATTATTTTTACAGCCGGATCTTCCTTGCGGTTTCCGAATTCCATCTTTGAATCCGGTCGAACCATGGCCGTCCATTTCTATATTTTGGCCCGGGAAGGGATTTCCATGCCTATGGCCTATGGAACCGCGGCTATCCTGGTCCTGCTTATTTTGATCATTAACATCAGTGCCTACTTAACTATGCGGTTTCTTATGAAAAGGTACTCCTGA